A segment of the Candidatus Nitrososphaera gargensis Ga9.2 genome:
CCTATCTGACCCCTAACATAGGCATGGAGCCAATAATGCTTGGAATAATTTCGTTTGACATGATCGTTGGCATGCTCCTCGGCATGGCAACCAGCCCTCTCATGATGAAGGGGATCAAAGCGATCAGGCAAAAGAGAAAACTTGACAGGATGCTGCATGAGATAGCTGAGATCAGAAACAAAGGTCCAGCTGTTTAATTCGGTCATATCATCGGTTAGCCTTTACAGCTCTGTTATTCTTAGCACAAATCAATTGTCAGCCGGTATTTTACAGCCATAACTGCTTCATGAATCATGTTGGCTGCAATACCCGATAGAATGTGCACGCCGACTATTCTGTTGTTTTTCTTTGGGTCAACTGCCATTTTTATCAAGCCTTTCGTGTCATTTACTGTCAAGGCTTTTGGCACTTCTGTCATTGGCAGAGTTCTGCATGAACAATAGCCGTACTTTGCCATCATAGTTTCTTCCGTCAGACCAACAAAGGCAAACGGGGCGAGGTAAAGATAGCCGACGGCACGGTGAGCAGGCCTGTCTTTTTGTGGCTGCCCACTAGAGCATTTTCGGCAGCAGTTGCTCCTGCTTTTGCTGCCAATGTCTCAAGCATTGGCTCACCAACTACATCACCACCAGCCCAAATGTGCTCCGCCGACGTACGCATTTCTGAATTAACTATGACAACCCCGTCTTTTCTTGTTTTGATGCCAGCATTTTCCAAATGCAACAGCAGTGTTCGGCCTTCTCCCTGTTGCCATTAAAAGCTGCTCAGCTTCAAAAACCAGCACTTTCTTTCCTGTGTCCACTGACGCTTTAACATATTTTGAACCGTCTTTCTGGTACACTTGATCTACCTGTACGCCTGTAACAATATCAATTCGGTCATCCGTGGATATCAAATGTCTCAAAGCATCTGAAATCTCTGGTTCGTGATCTGGTATTATCCTGTCGCTTCGCTGTAGCAGAGTAACTTTAGTACCAAACCTAGCATACATTTGTGCGAATTCCAAGCCCAAAGCCCTGCCGCCAATGACGATCATTGAAGACGGCTTTGAGCGATAATGCTTCATTACTTGTTAAATAGTCAACTTCGTCTATACCTTTGAATGGCGGAACTGATGGCGAAGACCCTGCAGCGAGTATAAACTTGTCAGCTTCAAGTGTTCTGCCATTGTCAAGCCTGATTCTTTTCTTTGACACAAAAGCTGCGCTTGCCTTGATTAACTCTATATTTTTCAACCCTGAAACTACGTCTTGATATTTTTGCTTGCGTAAAGACCTGACCAAGCGATCCTTGTCGGATATAGTCTTGGCAAAATCAAAGCCAGAGTCACACGGGAGGATGTAGGGATATGGCAGCTCTTTTACAGAATGCAGTACCTCGGCAGTGCCAAGCAGGTTCTTACTTGGAACACAGCCTACATTGACGCATGTTTCTCCCAAAGCAGCGCGCTCCACCAAAGCAGTTTTGACATTATGCATATCGGCCTTGATAGCTGCGCTAAAGGCCGCCGCTCCGCCACCGATTATTATGAGGTCATATTTTGCGTCTTTTGATGCCATGATCTACGCTAGTTTGTACAAGTAAAAAGGATCGTAGTTAGCCTTTATTGAATTGATCAAATAACTGTTTACTGTTAGAAAATCAGCACAACCCTTGAACTTTGGCTCAGATAGCATCAGTTCTTTACTAGTTGTTGTTTTATCTGCAGACCAATCAAATGCACTAATCTTCTAGCTTGATCGTGACCTCTTCTCCCATGCCTATTGGCACTGTGACTGACTGGACATTGCGCCTGCTTTGTACGTGGCGCGCATACTTTTTCATCATGGGTCGATAATGTGGCGGGAACAGCATGTTATCTGCAGCAATTATTCCTCCAACTCGTACAAGTGGCAGGATGAGATCAAAATACTTGATAATATTTTCCTTGTCAGCGTCAAGCAGGACAAAGTCAAATCTGCATTTGAGCGTGCGCAGCACGTCAAGGGCAACACCTTGCTTTATCTCTATCAGTTTTTCAATGCCAGCCTGCTTGAAGTTTTTCTCTGCACGTGCCACCTTCAGCGGATCCATTTCAATGGTTACGATTTTGCCTTTCTTGCCAACGGCGTCTGCAAACCAGAGCGTGGAAAAGCCGACCGACGTGCCAACTTCTAATACGCGCTTGGCCTTGATCGCCTTAAGAAGTATCGAAAAGAACATGCCCGTGTCTGCCGTGATTGCCAGCATTTCTTGGCCGCTTGGAACCCTTGCCTTGCCGCTCCTCTCCATGTTTGACTGCCGGTCAAGTTTTGATATTACCCGAAGAATTCTGCCGTCCAACTTACTTTGCGCCTTTTTGCTTTGAAAGCGATAAAAGGTTCACTTTTTCAGCCTCGTCATTTATTTCCATCACCGACAGCTGCTGTTTGTGCAGCTGGTCCTTGCGCGCCTTCCAGCCTTCAATAGCAATCCTGTGATCGTCCGATATCATTTCTTCTTCAGGCAAGGTAGATGGAAAAACATGCACGCCGGCTTTTAATCTTTACAGACATCAACATTTTTTATCGCGGTCATGCAATTGAAAGTGCATGGAGTTTGTCAAGGTCGAGGAGCTCGATGTCAGCAAGCCGATAATGATTGCAGCCATGCAGGACATGGGCAATGTAGGCAGCATCGCGATTGATTTTATCAATAAAAGCCTCGATACCAAGTGCTTCCGTTATGTCTCGCCGCCGTACCCAAATTACGTCGTGGACAAGGGGGGCCATATCGACTTTCAGCAGGAACAGTGGGAGTACCGCTACGGTAACGGCATCATCGTGTTTGGCGGTGGCGTCGGCCAGCCCCAGACAAACCAGGAGCTCTACGAGCTCTGTCAGGACGTTATTGACGTTGCCAAGTCGTACTCGGTGCAGCTCGTCTACACACTGGGCGCATTCCACACCGACAGAAACTATGGCAAGAACCCAAGGACGCTTGTAACCACCACTTCTCGTGAACTGACCGACCAGATAGCAAGGCTTGGGCTAGAACTCACGCCCGGCTCGTCGATGATAACCGGCTTTAATGGCCTGATACTTGGCTATGCGAAAAAGAACAACATGCAGGGGATCGGCCTGTACGCAGAGATCGACGATCCGCAGGTGCCGCAGTACAGGTCGGCAAAGAGCCTGCTGGTTTCGCTTGAAAAGCTGACGTACCAGAAATTCAAGGGGATGGAAGAGCTCGACGAGATCGCAGGCGCTATCGACAGCGAGCTTGACAGGATGAGAGGGTCTGGCGACTCGCTGTACCGGCCGTGATCACTTTATCTGTATGCCATGATCGAGCCTTTCCAGCTTGCGGCATATCATCTTAAACGAATCAATGACATCCAGCTCGATGACGCCGGGCAGGTGCTGTATGTTGTGGACATAGTTGCTGACGACGTATAGGTCCTGCACCCTTGTTTCTATAGCGATGTTGTTGCTTCTCTTTAGGTCCTCCCCATCAGACCTATTTATCACCTGAAGCGTAGGAGCAAGCTTCCTTTGGGTCTCAGTATCAAGCGGGTACCTGCCAGAGCGGATCGAGTCCTCGACCATTTTGCACAGCTCTGAAATCTTCATCTATGATTTCCAGATTTGCAGCCTTCTTAATCTATGTTGCCGGTTCTAGTATACATGAGCGAAAGGCCAGAAGACAGGAGCAAGGACTCGAAAAAGACCGCTGAAGACAACATCGAGCAGCCACTGGACAAGCAGGACCCGACCGAGCCAGTAAAGGTCGGCGGAGCAAAAGAGGGCAAGGGCACGGCGCTGTAGTTTCTTTATAGAGGAAGTAATGCATGAAATCTATCTGAACAAGACATCGCTTTCTTTTATTAGTCAATTATAGAAAAGGTGTGCTAGAGATAAGCCATTGCAGACCGCATAACTTTCTTCTCTCCCACACCCCAAACTCCCGCGGTCTGCAATGCTTCTTCTTTTTCTAACATATACAATGTCGCGCAAGTCGATTAAAACGGGCACCCTTTGAGAAGGTGTATGTGTATGTGTATGTGTATGTGCTCTCGCTACAATCGTCCTTGTCATCCTGCTGTCGCGCTTGTTGCAATGGAGAAGATACTGCCGTACGAGGGGATCCAGTCTGATCCTCCTGATAATAGCTGCCATAATCGCAGTCGTCCTGATAATCTTGGTATTTGGCGGGATCCGGTCCCCTAGCCGCCTTCTTCCCCTTCTGCCTCTGCTGCATATGACGGCCCGGCCACCTTCAGCTGCCTCCTGTACATCTCTACAATCTCCTCGGTGGCAGTGGCGTCCTCCGGCTTTTTGTCGTCGCGGATTTTCCCAGTGAACTTTGGAAAGCGGAGCGCAAGACCATAGCCAGGCCTCAGTGCATTCAATGCCGCGGCGTGCGACGGGCTGAGCGTGATCTCGGAAGCAATTACCTCGATCACCATGTTGGGCTCAAACCACACATCCATGTCCATTCCTGTCTGGACGCGGGCGTGACGCTGGTTGATGATGTGTTTTTCGAGCTCATTGTAGAACTGCTCAAGGTGCACGTCCGTAAAGCCGGTGCCCACTTTGGTGACGCTCTGGAACATGTCTGTCTTTTGGTCGTATGCAGCCAAGAGGAGCGCGCCGTACTTGCCTGTGCGCCTGCCCCTTCCGTGTAGCGCGCCGACGACCACCAGATCAAGTGTGTCTGCAAGGTCGCTGCGGTATTCACGCTTTAGCTTGACCCACGCGTACTCCCTTGCGCCTGCCCGGTACGTGCTTGACAACTGCTTTATCATGACTCCCTCGCAGCCATCCTCTATCGCAGCCGCCATGAACCGGTCGATCTCTTCCGGCTTGGTCGCAATCGTCTGCTCTATCAGCCTGACCTTGTTATCATCCTTGACTGCATCGATTATCTTTTTGAGAAGCTTCCTTCTTTCCATGTAGGTCAGTTCCGTCTTGCTCTTTCCGTCGACATACAACACGTCAAAAAAGTTCATGACGACGGGATAGTTCTCCATCGCCTCCTCTACACCGTATTTGCGCCGGCGGTGCATCAGTTCCTGAAAGGGTAGATAATCCCCAGTCTCCGCGTTTATCGCAACCACCTCGCCTTCCAGTATCACTTCGGATTTTATCGACTTGATGGCTTCAGCAACGTCTGGGTAGTGGCTGGTTATCTTTTCCAGCCTCCTTGAAAATAGTTCCACGTTCTGCTTGCCCTTGTGTAGTTGCACGCGCTCACCGTCCAGCTTGTACTCGACTGCAGCCTTGCCCTCCATGCGCTCAAGTGCTTCTTCCGCGGTCCTGATGCGCTCGGCAAGCATCGGCCGAATTGGCTTGAACAGGGTTATCTTGATCGATTTGACGGCATCAAGTCCCTTTGTGGCAAGCAGCCTGGCGACTGTGCCAAGGTCGCTTGAAACGTTGTATGCGTTTTCAAGCACCTGCCTGTTTGCCTTGTCGCCAGTGAACGCGACTGCCAGCGCGTCAAGCACGGTATAGTCCGCTATCCCGAGCCGCAGCTGACCCATGACGAATTTTATGATGTAGCGGCCTTCTGCAGCAGTAGCGTCGTTGAGCAGGCTGCTTATAAGGCGCAGCTTGGTTTCCTGCGAGCCCGGGCCAGTGGTGCGCGCGACCCTGTCAAATGTAGAATACACCCGCTCAACTGTCATGGGCTCTGAAAAGAGAGTGGACTGGCTTTTTGACTTCATTGCCTCGCCGGCCGCATCCCCTAGGTCGCCCGTCTTTTGGTATAACTTTTCTATCTGCAGTTGGTCTTTGCCCGATGAGCTCGCTATCGCCCTTATGACCATTCTTTCTGCCACCCCCAGCTCAATGCCTTCATAGTCGGGGTACAGCTTGCCCTGTATGAGGTAGGTCACCTTGTCGATGATGTCAGGAGGCGTCTTCCTCAACAGGGCGACGAGGTATTCGGTGAGCGCAAGCCTGCTAGAGGTCTGCTCCATCTGCTCAAATGTCTCCACTATGGGCGCAAAGTCCAAGGTATCCCAGCTCTATTTCCTGTGCGCTTAAAGTTTATCTGAATGAATATTAAAGGGCTGCAAGCTAGGGAACAAAGACATGGGAGGTAACAAGAAAAAGCCGGTTGGCTCTTCCGACAAGACTGCCCAAGTTGGGCCGGGAGGAGCAGAGATCAAGCAGGCTTCTGAGGAAAAGAAGAAGGCGCCAAAGCCCCAGCAGAAGCAAAAGCTCGCCGTAATGGTTGAGGAGCCAGCAGGCATGAAGGCTTTGCAGGGTATGAAGTCGATAACCACGCAGGCGCTTGCAAGGAACATTGGAGTGAAAATCTCTGTCGCCAACACATTCATCAAGTCACTTGAGCAAAAGGGCACGATAAGAGCAGTGGGCGGCTACAGTGGCCACAAGGTCTACCAGCTGGTCAAGCAGTGAACTCAGGCTTTTTTTACAACCATCACGTCGCCGGGCTGGCTCGACTCGACAACTTCAATATTTCCTGTTATTATGCCAAGCGGGTTCATGGGCTGGACGGTCGCATCCTGCAAGAACACGCATATCGAGCCATTTGTCGTGAGGTATGCAAGGTCGCCACGGCGAAATTGTGTCTTTTGCTTTTCTGCCCCGATGACAAGGCCAGTCTCGATGTAGGCAAACTTGTCCGCGTACCTGTGGATCCTGTCCTGCAGCGGTAAGGCCTTTAGTATCGCGTTTGAAGTGAGCGGGGCCAAGTGGCGCACGAGCTCGGCCGATGCAGAGCCCTTGTTGGCTATTTCGATCGTCAGCTTGAACCGGGAAACCGACCCGGCCGGTGGCTGCTGCATATCACAGCTGATGCACTTTGCATATTATGAAAATGTTTCTTTCTGTTTAAGAGCAATGACCTTGCATTAGAATATAACGTATGGTCAGAGCAAAGAGGGCCAAATCATATAGGGAGCGCAGGAAATTGGCCAAGGCAGCAAGGAAGGGCAGCATAAAAGGCAGCGGCAAGTACAGGGAAAAGAAGCGCGACGGCATGAGGACATACAGCGAAACATAAATACAAGATCCTGTATCATAATAATGTCAGAATAATATAGTCCCCAGTGTAGGTTTTAACGAATTAGGGCAAACATTTAATTAGATATCATTTATTTTTCCCATTATTCTTGGTAGTGAAACATTCTTCAAAAAAATCTGCTGCACCCAAAAAGCCCGCTACTACTGCCAAGGCTAAAACCAAGAAGGCAAGTGCACCAAGACCGCTGAAGAAGAACAAGAAAGGCGCTGCTTCCAGAAAGCAGGTGCAGGAATTGATCGCATCGAAAAAGTCGTCGCGGCCTGCCGACGAGGTTGTCACTTATCCAGAAGTCGAGTACGAGCTTAAGGAGATAGAACCCCAAGGAAACAAGGTGCTCATTGGCCCGCCATGGCTCACGCGCTTTGAGCGCGCTAGGATAACCGGTTCGCGGTCGCTCCAGCTGTCGCTTGGTGCGCCGCCGCTTATCAAGGTGCCCGAACAGGCCAAGAGCTCGATCATGCTTGCAGTGGAAGAGATAGACGCCAAGGCGCTCCCGATTTCTATAAGGCGCATACTGCCAAACGGCGTGTACCAGGACATTCCCATCGACTGGATGAAGTAGAGCTATAGCTAGCTAGATTTCTTTCAGCTTGCTTTCGTCAAAGATCTCAGAGCCGTACCACCGGTAGCGGAAGTAGTCAAGGCACCACTCGTGGAATACAGGATCGGAGCTGTAGAATATGATGTTCATGTCAGTCTCACCCTTTTGGGTTGGAAAGAGGACTGCTGCCTGCTTTTCGTTCAGGATCACCGCCACTTGCACGCTTTCGACCATCCTGCGCTCTATGGCACCCTTGTTCAAGAGCTCGTTGTGACCAAGCTTTTTCAAAAGTTCTTTTCTGCCCTTTGGTATGATGACGTCCTTTGGAAAGATGTAGCTGTACTTTACCCCCTTTTCCTTTACGCGGGTGACCGCCGGCTCGATCAGATCGATGGGCACCTGTGGTACGATCTCATAGATATATTCATCAGCCTGCCGGTAAATGTCCTTCCAGCGCTCTAGTATCGCCACCACGCCCTTTACAAACTCACACTTGTCAAGCGCGCCGAGCCTCATGATGAACTTGATTGGAAGCTCGCCTAGCACATGCTCTGAAAAGTAGTCTTTGTGCTTTGCAAGGTAGTTGAGCGTCGGGATCTGCTTGATTATCGTGTTGCCAAAGGTCGTCAGCGAGAACACGCCTTCAGGGTCTTTCTCTATCAGTCCGGCGTCCTGAAGGCGCTTGACATTGCGGTGGACCTCCTGCATGGTTATCCCGAGGTCCTTTGACAGCTGCGATATCTTGGCCCGCTTTTCGTTAAGCCGGAACATTATGGCAAGCCTCTGCTCGCTAGCTAGTTCGATAAAGGTGTCCTTTGTGTTGACATACGGCGCCAAGACGTCTTCTTCAGCAGGAGGCATATGGTATTGCATCAACCCGGCCACTGTTTTAAACATTCCACCTATTATTATTACCACTACTACTAGTAGTGGCTAGCGTGCTCGGAATGAGGGCGATTCGTTCTCCTGATGGCAATGACTCCGACTATTATGAACCCCACGCCTATGGCCAGAATGATATAGTCTGCCAGCATAATCGAGGCCCAGACAGGGTTCATTGTCCCGGCCCATATGAACAGGAGGGCCAGGAACACAAGCGCAATGCCTGTGATTGTTTCGCCGTTAATCCGTTGCTTTCCGCCGCCTTCAGCCATATATACAATTTCTGTCTTGTGCAGGATTATTAATAGCTTTGATTGTTTGCTAAAATGCTAGTGCTCGCGGACAAGCGTGCCCCTGCACTGCTCGCATATCGTTTCGTCAATGTTTGACTCGATGCTGTGGTGCACGTCGCATATGATGAGCGTGTAGCGCATATAGTTGCACAGCCCCACAAATTTGGCCAGTGTGCTTGGCGTGTATGCCTTGTTGGTCGACAGATCTTTGGCGATGTCGTCTATCATGCGCATGACCTCCCTGACCGATTCGAGCTTTGAGATGAGCTCGATGTCGCCCCTTGTGCCCCTCACATAGTTGCTGACCGCTGCTTGTGTGATCCCGAGAACCTTGGCCACATCCTCCTCCTTGAGAGAGTATTCCTTGATCAACTTTTTTGCAAGGATTGCCCTTACTGCAGGAATAAGGGACTTGGCTTCAATCTCTGAAGGAAGTAGCATGTAGGGTGCACAATGGTTTTTATTTTTTACTATATAAAGGTTCTTAGTACTGCCTACCACTGTTTATATCAGGCACAAACAGAGGGAGAAAAAGAGATGAAGGCAGTCTTTGTAAAGGGCCACAGCGCCGTTTCAGTTGACGATGTCAAGGTTCCCGAGCTTGCCAGCGCCGGCGACGTCCTTGTAAAAATGCGCGCCTGCGGGCTGTGCGGATCCGACCTTGAAAAGGTCTATGGCGAGTACGGCATGACATCCGGCAGGCTTGGGCACGAGCCGGCAGGAGAGGTCATGGCTGTCGGAAAATCCGTCAAGGACTTTGCGCCTGGCGACCGCGTCTTCATTCATCACCATGTTGCGTGTTACTCGTGCCACTACTGCAAGCACGGCGACCACACGATGTGCCCCTCTTACCAGACGAGCAACATCACTCCCTGCGGCCTTGCAGAGCAGTTCCTTGTGCCAGAGTGGAACGTGTCAAGGGGCGGGCTCATAAAGCTGCCAGACAGCGTCAGCTACGACGAGGCATCGCTTGTGGAGCCGCTTGCGTGTTGCATCAGGGCGTGGAACAAGTGCAACTTTCAAAAAGGCGACGACGTCGCGGTGATTGGAGCCGGCCCGGCCGGCTTGATGCACGTGCTATTAGCGCAGGCGTATGGCGCGCGCAAGATATTTGTAATAGATATTAACGATTTCCGGCTGAAATTTGCAGAAAAGTACGGAGTACAAGCGTTCAATCCTATGACGGATCAGGATCTGGCAGCCAAAATCAGACCCGCGACTGAGGGAAGGGGCGTTGACGTATGCATTGTGGCAACTGGCAGCATGAAGGCGCTTCTGCAGTCGTTTGAGCTGACCCGAAAGGGAGGCAACATCATGCTCTTTGGCGTGCCCCCGAAAGGCTCGCAGATATCATACGACATGAGCAAGCTCTATTCAAACGAACAATCGATCATCCCAAGCTACGCCGCTTCAGAGATCGAGACAAACGAGGCGCTCAAGATAATCGCAGAAAAGCAGGTCGACATGACGTCGCTTATCACCCACCGGTTTGACATCGCCAAGGCCGCCGATGCGGTCAAGTGCGCGCACGAGGCCAAGGACGCCATGAAGGTGATCGTGACTGCCAACTCGTAGATCTAGAACTGTTTGGCTATAGAAAAGAGAGCACAAAGGGCATCAATTCTGGACAGCTGAGTCCAAGATAGTGTCCAGATTGATTTTTGAAGGTGAACATTCTGATACCAAAAGAAAAACTAGGTACGGGCAAAACCCTTTAAGATATTCAAAAAAATATTTGCAAAATTAAGTTAGCCATGAAGCCATTATTAATTAGAACCCTCTCAGCCAATCTTTACTATAATTCAAAGGATTCACGTGTTGTCATTATCTTATTATTGCTTATCCTAATGCATGGATAGTAAATGGTTATCGTGTACAACAGGCATAGACTATTCTACATATAGAAACAGCAGGCTTGGAATAAGCAGCATACAGTATCCTTCAAAGTGGAACGTGGAGATAGAGTTTTGGGTGACAACACTGTTAGGTTTATCAATATCGAGCCAAGAGCTTTATTTGACCATGCCTTTGATATCTATGTATATACAACGGGCTACCTATCTTATTATCTATCACCAGATACCCCGCTATCTGACGTAGCTGCAGGAATAATCAATGAGACCACAAGTGATTTACAGGATATCCAGCTCTCAGATCAAATAGGTGGTCCTATAATTGATGGCAATCCACCCATATCTATAGCTTATATGTATACTGATCGACTTTATGGTGATACCAGCGCAATTAGAACCATTACAATAGATCAAAACAACGTATATGATTTTCTATATCAAGCAAGGCCAGAATCGTTTAGTGAGGCAATTCCAATAATGAATGAAATATTAGCCTCATTCAGAACATCATGACTCCCTCCTACTACTACTACCACACCAACAACGCTCCCACAAAATAGGCCGCCGCCACAGACTTCATGCATCGACCCACCTCCAGGATTGGTCAGTTGGTGGCCCGGCGACTGGAGCGCAGGCGACATATGGAGTAATAACGATGGTATTTTGCAAAATGGCGCGTCGTTTGGCCCGGGTGCAGTTGGCGGGGGCGGACAGGCATTTAAGCTCGATGGTGTCGATGACTATATCGAGATACCATCCACAGACATCGCCGATACTTTTACAGTTGACTTTTGGCTCAATCCGGAGTGGTCTACAAGGTACGAGCACTTGATATCAAACCACTATACGAACAATGGCAGTTTCGGGGCGCGCTATCTGAATTATGACGCTTTAGAATACTGGCAGGACGGTCAGGTGCGGTTTGTGCAAGATGTGTCAGGTGGCTCTCAAAATACTATTACCATTATTCAACCAAACACATGGTCACACATAGCACTAGTCTACAACGGAAGCGGAATTCAAGTGTACGTCAATGGAGACGAGCAGTCGAGTATCCCCACCTCGGGCAGTGTACCGCATTCTGAGACCTTCAACAACGCGCTAAGAATTGGCTCATCAATTCCACACGAGTCGTCATATTTTCAAGGTCTTATTGATGACATAGAAATCTATAACCGACCCCTCTTTCAGCCAGAAATACGGGCAATCTTTGAGGGAGGTAAATGCCAAAAAAGAGGTCCCAGGTTAACTTAAGATTTTAAAACTGTCAGAATAGACGTACATGAGCTTTAATGTAGACCTCTACACTGCCTTCTGCACTAGCTGAAAGCGCTATCACAATCTATACACGAGTATGGCGAATTTCGTAGTAGAATTAAAACTCCTCTCAAAGTTGCGCTCCCAATTATATCCCTTATGCTATCACGGAGCCAACAGAAATTGAGCGGGTTAGTCTTGGACAAACCATTCATCTAGATGCTCTTGAGCACTTTGAGCACGACAGGGTGGCAGTTCTTGACAGGGTCGATTGAAACACAGAGGTAGTAGTTGTTTTCGTTTGAAAGCGCGATTGTCAGGAGCTTTACCTTGCCGTACTCGGTCAGCTGGTAGTTAAGGTGGCCCAAGTCGCCTTCGAACTGCTTGTTCAGCGCAAAGATCATTCTGCTTGCAAGGAAAGTGCCGTTGGTAATTCCGGCAAGTGAGCTATTGCTTATCCCATTGCTGTCGACGACGTTTTCTTTTAACCGGCTTGCCTTTATCAAAGGCGATTCGATGTCCTTCCGGTACTCGCCGACCAGCAGCTTGCCGGTGTCGTCTATGACTCCGGCAAACCGGATGTTCCTATCAGCCTGTAAAACCCCCATGCATAGTTCTCTGAAGTATTCGCGCTCTTCCATACATAGCACCCGACTTTGGAGTGCGTAGATTTAATGGTAATAATAAGGTAAAGATTCCCGAAAATAGGAACTAGCTATCAGCCTGCCATATGATGCATTGAACCAATTAAACTATATATAATAAAAATAGCCTGTCTGACCTTGATCATATTATGGACTGGGGAATGAAAAACAGGCTATCCAAAATAATCCGACCAGAGGATGGCCGCTGCCTCATGCTTGCAGTTGACCACGGCTACTTTCTCGGACCGACAGAGCGCCTCGAGGTTCCAAGGAAAACTATAGAGCCGCTTTTGCCCTATGCCGACTCGCTCATGCTCACCCGCGGCGTCCTGAGGACATCAGTTGACCCTACGACCGATGTGCCAATAGTTCTCCGTGTCTCTGGTGGGACGAGCATCATTGGCGAAGACCTGTCAAAGGAGACCATCACGGTATCGATTGAAGAGGCGATCAGGCTGAACGTGGTGTGCCTTGCGCTTTCAATATTTGTCGGCAGCAAGTACGAGCACCAGACGCTTACCAACCTTGCCAAGCTGGTTGATGAAGGCGAAAAGTATGGGATCCCGGTCTTGGCAGTCACGGCAGTCGGCAAGGAAATGGGCCGCGACGCGCGCTACCTCGGGCTTGCGTGCAGGGTTGCCGCAGAGCAGGGCGCGCATGTTGTCAAGACGTACTATTGCGAAAACTTTGAGCAGGTGGTGGAAGGCTGCCCGGTTCCCCTGATAATCGCAGGCGGCAAGAAACTGCCCGAGCCTGACGCACTAAAACTTGCTCATGATTCGATCACACATGGCGCGGTGGGTGTGGACATGGGAAGGAACATCTGGCAGTCAGACTACCCTGTGGCCATGATAAAGGCAGTGCGCGCAATCGTGCACAAGAATGTCGATGCCAAGGAAGCATACGGCATTTTCCTAAAGGAAAAGGAGAAGGAGCCGATCCAAAAAGAAACCAAGGTCTTGAAGGCAGTCAGCCAGTCAGGCTCGTTTGACTAGCTGGCAAGTTTTGACAGGTGCTGGTGGACCATCTTCCACTGGCCTTTTTTGTCTTTATGCAAAACAACTGTCGCCCGCGACTTGTTGTTGATCGACGTGCCGCGGAAGCTGTAATCGTCGACGATCATGCCAGTGACCTGCAGTACAAAGGTGGCAATAGCTGCGTCGCCGCCACCCATGACTTCTGTCTTTAGATCTTCGATCTTGAAATCATAGTCGGAGATGCTTGCGAACTGCAGCTGCTCGAGCATCAGCGCCCGCTCAAAGTCGCGCCGGTCGTACGGCGGCGAGTCGCCAAATTTTGTGAAGTTGGTGTAGAGGAATTCTTCGATCTTTTCAA
Coding sequences within it:
- a CDS encoding zinc-dependent dehydrogenase; the protein is MKAVFVKGHSAVSVDDVKVPELASAGDVLVKMRACGLCGSDLEKVYGEYGMTSGRLGHEPAGEVMAVGKSVKDFAPGDRVFIHHHVACYSCHYCKHGDHTMCPSYQTSNITPCGLAEQFLVPEWNVSRGGLIKLPDSVSYDEASLVEPLACCIRAWNKCNFQKGDDVAVIGAGPAGLMHVLLAQAYGARKIFVIDINDFRLKFAEKYGVQAFNPMTDQDLAAKIRPATEGRGVDVCIVATGSMKALLQSFELTRKGGNIMLFGVPPKGSQISYDMSKLYSNEQSIIPSYAASEIETNEALKIIAEKQVDMTSLITHRFDIAKAADAVKCAHEAKDAMKVIVTANS
- a CDS encoding LamG domain-containing protein produces the protein MVSWWPGDWSAGDIWSNNDGILQNGASFGPGAVGGGGQAFKLDGVDDYIEIPSTDIADTFTVDFWLNPEWSTRYEHLISNHYTNNGSFGARYLNYDALEYWQDGQVRFVQDVSGGSQNTITIIQPNTWSHIALVYNGSGIQVYVNGDEQSSIPTSGSVPHSETFNNALRIGSSIPHESSYFQGLIDDIEIYNRPLFQPEIRAIFEGGKCQKRGPRLT
- the lsrF gene encoding 3-hydroxy-5-phosphonooxypentane-2,4-dione thiolase, which translates into the protein MDWGMKNRLSKIIRPEDGRCLMLAVDHGYFLGPTERLEVPRKTIEPLLPYADSLMLTRGVLRTSVDPTTDVPIVLRVSGGTSIIGEDLSKETITVSIEEAIRLNVVCLALSIFVGSKYEHQTLTNLAKLVDEGEKYGIPVLAVTAVGKEMGRDARYLGLACRVAAEQGAHVVKTYYCENFEQVVEGCPVPLIIAGGKKLPEPDALKLAHDSITHGAVGVDMGRNIWQSDYPVAMIKAVRAIVHKNVDAKEAYGIFLKEKEKEPIQKETKVLKAVSQSGSFD
- a CDS encoding YybH family protein encodes the protein MIYKYFQLAKTKEIEKIEEFLYTNFTKFGDSPPYDRRDFERALMLEQLQFASISDYDFKIEDLKTEVMGGGDAAIATFVLQVTGMIVDDYSFRGTSINNKSRATVVLHKDKKGQWKMVHQHLSKLAS